One Verrucomicrobiaceae bacterium genomic window carries:
- a CDS encoding efflux RND transporter periplasmic adaptor subunit, translating to MKLILLFTFLTTCAIALELPAAKPQKSTIHRWVTLPGEFAPWQKVELKARVAGYIEKISVDKGDVVTAQQQLVQIEVPALKADLISHRAEIAAAEIEVKRLHQARAKSPELVLPQSVDDAEAKLSIAKAGMERTNALIELAQIKAPFAGVITDRRVDLGAFASAGGDTLLQLTDVSTLRLRVPVIEVETALLKVGQQVEAKVDALNGTVIKGTLTRIAGALDTTTRTMLIEADFKNADGKLRPGMFAMARIAVEQHDDATVIPVAGLVKEKANSFVFKHVDGKAVKTAIKPGFNDGVNVEVPELKADEVILLPGTATLTDKQEVTVK from the coding sequence ATGAAACTGATCCTCCTTTTCACCTTCCTGACCACCTGCGCCATCGCGCTGGAGCTACCTGCCGCCAAGCCGCAGAAGAGCACCATCCACCGCTGGGTCACGCTGCCCGGTGAATTCGCTCCCTGGCAGAAGGTGGAGCTAAAGGCCCGCGTCGCTGGCTACATCGAAAAAATCAGCGTGGACAAAGGCGATGTCGTCACCGCACAGCAGCAGCTCGTCCAGATCGAAGTCCCCGCACTAAAGGCAGACCTCATCAGCCACCGCGCCGAAATCGCCGCCGCCGAAATCGAGGTAAAGCGCCTCCACCAAGCCCGCGCAAAGTCACCCGAGCTCGTGCTCCCGCAGTCTGTCGATGATGCCGAGGCGAAGCTCTCCATCGCCAAAGCGGGCATGGAGCGCACCAACGCACTCATCGAGCTCGCACAGATCAAAGCACCCTTTGCAGGCGTCATCACCGACCGCCGCGTGGACCTGGGAGCCTTCGCCTCCGCTGGGGGCGATACATTGCTCCAGCTCACCGATGTCAGCACCCTGCGCCTCCGAGTGCCCGTCATCGAGGTGGAGACCGCTCTGCTCAAAGTCGGCCAACAGGTCGAGGCCAAAGTGGATGCTCTCAATGGCACCGTCATCAAAGGCACCCTCACCCGCATCGCAGGTGCGCTAGACACCACCACACGCACCATGCTCATCGAAGCCGACTTCAAAAACGCAGACGGCAAACTCCGCCCCGGCATGTTCGCCATGGCACGCATCGCGGTGGAGCAGCATGACGATGCCACCGTCATCCCTGTGGCCGGACTGGTGAAGGAAAAAGCCAACAGCTTTGTCTTCAAGCATGTGGACGGCAAAGCCGTAAAAACCGCCATCAAGCCCGGCTTCAACGACGGCGTGAACGTCGAGGTGCCCGAGCTCAAAGCCGATGAAGTCATCCTCCTGCCCGGCACGGCCACACTGACTGATAAGCAAGAAGTGACGGTGAAATAG
- a CDS encoding M3 family oligoendopeptidase, which translates to MPNTSDRWSLDTWFTGFGQADYTDFKNALVRDLNALKDRASGLKSEISAIATLIVDVEALSDRLGHLSAYLGCLSAADANNEAVKADEAWLSTLEAQSTKLMATLRSVLAALDEASFNQLLATPALKHAEHSITRWRTEGRRQMSAEMEALAADLNVNGLHAWGRLYDTLTGKMEFEMTFPDGHRETVPMARRRALMSEPDRALRQAAFHDGQRPWEDHAVTLAAALNGIAGTRLDLYGRRGIGHFLDTPLFDGAMSRKSLDAMLEAIHAGVELPRRALRKAAQLQKTPALHYFDLEAPQIAAPDEKELTWDEACATVERAFSAAYPKLGSYFRDMLAQRWIEAQPRPGKRPGAFCTGSQFKHEERVYMTYHGTVHDMVTLAHEAGHAWHYCVLRPARYLAAAYPMTLAETASNFGEMILLSGLLNDPAITPATKAYLLDQEMLRAHAYLINIPMRYEFEKAFYTERAKGEVSVTRLRELMSEAQRGLYGDTLLPDGTDPMFWASKMHFFISGISFYNFPYVFGYLLSQALFARFKEEGADFLPRYEAFLAMTGSASCEDVVQHTLGGDLTDPAFWSGALKAMEPSLKAYEAL; encoded by the coding sequence ATGCCGAATACATCCGACCGCTGGTCCCTTGACACTTGGTTCACAGGCTTTGGCCAAGCTGATTACACTGACTTCAAAAACGCCCTCGTCCGAGACCTCAATGCGCTGAAAGACCGCGCTTCGGGGCTCAAAAGCGAGATTTCTGCCATCGCGACGCTCATTGTCGATGTCGAGGCACTCAGTGACCGGCTGGGACATCTTTCGGCTTACCTTGGGTGCCTCTCTGCTGCGGATGCCAACAACGAAGCGGTCAAAGCGGATGAAGCTTGGCTCTCCACCCTCGAAGCCCAAAGCACCAAGCTCATGGCCACGCTGCGCTCGGTGCTCGCCGCGCTCGATGAGGCCAGTTTTAACCAATTACTCGCCACACCTGCTCTGAAGCACGCGGAGCACAGCATCACCCGCTGGCGCACGGAAGGCCGCAGGCAGATGAGCGCCGAAATGGAGGCTCTCGCTGCCGATCTCAATGTGAACGGCCTCCATGCCTGGGGCCGCTTGTATGACACCCTCACCGGTAAAATGGAATTCGAGATGACATTCCCGGATGGACACCGCGAAACAGTCCCCATGGCACGCCGCCGCGCCCTCATGTCCGAGCCTGACCGCGCTTTGCGTCAGGCGGCCTTTCACGATGGTCAGCGCCCATGGGAAGATCACGCTGTCACCCTCGCTGCGGCTCTCAATGGCATCGCTGGCACTCGACTCGATCTCTACGGTCGTCGCGGCATCGGGCACTTCTTGGATACACCGCTCTTTGACGGTGCGATGAGCCGCAAATCACTCGATGCCATGCTGGAGGCCATCCACGCCGGAGTCGAGCTCCCACGCCGCGCTCTGCGAAAAGCCGCTCAACTGCAAAAAACTCCCGCGCTGCACTATTTCGACCTCGAAGCGCCCCAAATCGCCGCTCCTGATGAAAAAGAGCTCACCTGGGATGAAGCCTGCGCCACCGTGGAGCGGGCCTTCAGCGCCGCTTACCCGAAACTCGGCTCCTACTTCCGCGACATGCTCGCCCAACGATGGATCGAGGCCCAGCCACGGCCCGGTAAGCGTCCAGGGGCCTTCTGCACCGGCTCGCAGTTCAAGCACGAAGAGCGTGTCTATATGACCTATCACGGCACCGTTCATGACATGGTCACACTCGCCCATGAAGCCGGTCACGCCTGGCACTACTGCGTGCTGCGTCCAGCACGCTACCTCGCTGCAGCTTATCCCATGACGCTCGCAGAGACGGCATCGAACTTTGGCGAGATGATCCTGCTCTCCGGCCTGCTCAATGATCCAGCCATCACGCCTGCGACAAAGGCTTACCTGCTCGATCAAGAAATGCTCCGAGCCCACGCCTACCTCATCAACATCCCCATGCGGTATGAGTTTGAAAAAGCCTTCTACACCGAGCGGGCGAAGGGCGAGGTGAGTGTCACACGCCTGCGTGAGCTGATGAGCGAAGCCCAGCGCGGACTCTATGGCGACACGCTGCTGCCAGACGGCACTGATCCCATGTTCTGGGCCTCGAAGATGCACTTCTTCATCAGCGGCATCTCATTCTACAACTTCCCCTACGTCTTCGGTTACTTGCTCAGTCAGGCACTCTTTGCTCGCTTCAAAGAAGAAGGCGCTGACTTCCTCCCCCGCTACGAGGCCTTCCTCGCCATGACTGGCAGCGCTAGCTGTGAAGACGTTGTCCAGCACACCCTGGGCGGTGATCTCACTGATCCGGCCTTCTGGTCTGGGGCACTGAAAGCCATGGAGCCCTCGCTCAAGGCCTATGAGGCTCTTTGA
- a CDS encoding SDR family oxidoreductase, which produces MTAPSFSLQNKIILLTGGAGLYGRGLAAMLAQTGVTLILAARDVAKLQIVADEETALGHKVFAESLDQGDEASVIALHDRIKAKFGPLHGLVNNAVLRPMKGAKGAAEQFAESMRVNATGVMLMHRHFGQTMAEAGRGSIVNIGSIQGMIGPSYELYTGTNMGDMPPDYFFHKGGMENLTRFYAALYGPSNVRVNNLAPGGFFNHQPEPFLQRYCEHTMLGRMADDTDLGGAVIFLLSDASLYITGVNLPVDGGYTAK; this is translated from the coding sequence ATGACTGCTCCATCCTTTTCACTGCAAAACAAAATCATCCTCCTCACAGGCGGCGCGGGTCTCTATGGTCGTGGTTTAGCGGCGATGCTGGCTCAGACCGGTGTCACGCTCATCCTGGCGGCTCGTGATGTGGCGAAGCTGCAAATCGTCGCCGATGAGGAGACAGCCCTGGGCCACAAGGTCTTCGCTGAGTCGCTCGATCAGGGTGATGAGGCCTCTGTGATCGCCTTGCATGATCGGATCAAAGCAAAATTCGGCCCCCTGCACGGCCTGGTGAACAATGCGGTGCTCCGCCCGATGAAAGGTGCCAAAGGCGCAGCGGAGCAGTTCGCCGAATCCATGCGTGTGAATGCCACGGGTGTGATGCTCATGCACCGGCACTTTGGTCAAACCATGGCGGAGGCTGGACGCGGCAGCATCGTGAACATCGGCAGCATCCAGGGCATGATCGGTCCCAGCTACGAGCTCTATACCGGCACGAACATGGGGGATATGCCGCCGGATTACTTCTTCCACAAAGGCGGCATGGAGAACCTGACCCGCTTTTACGCCGCGCTCTATGGCCCGAGCAACGTCCGCGTGAACAACCTCGCCCCTGGTGGTTTCTTCAATCATCAGCCGGAGCCATTTTTGCAGCGCTACTGCGAGCATACCATGCTCGGACGCATGGCGGATGACACCGACCTCGGTGGTGCGGTGATTTTCCTGCTCAGTGATGCCTCACTCTACATCACGGGCGTGAATCTGCCCGTCGATGGCGGTTACACGGCGAAGTAG
- a CDS encoding TolC family protein: MSFVIRVLSLLRHSWLLLAVTVHADTVHVDLPTVMRLAGANNDEIQLARVKHTETIAESKQAWQRFWPSLSLGVGYRRHDGNIQDVAGAVFNAYKQQYTIGTAIMIDWSPGDLYYAALAAKQKTLAAEQLAEKTRRDIITQATGRYFDLLATEASVAIIEDDLRLTQDYEKQLGGAVTAGTAFRADLLRVKTQVSRAKLAIRQEQEKRDLAAAALAETLRLPAQTELRPAKADLVPVRLHGKSGVATLLSQAKQNRPELKAAGAATTAAQLESDRAHIAPMIPNVQAGYTVGGLGGGIGNNTGSFDDTQDFYIGLGWKIGPGGLFDKQRKLIANAREEATSLQTDQIKAAIGREVVEAAAKSQSAHDQIAINDEAVAAAEEMVKLAKERQASQLGVVLEYLLAREELTRARQSRVQAVTDFNKAQHELKRAVGK, encoded by the coding sequence ATGTCCTTCGTCATTCGAGTTTTGTCCTTATTGCGGCACTCCTGGCTCCTACTTGCTGTGACTGTGCACGCCGACACGGTCCATGTCGATCTCCCGACCGTCATGCGGCTCGCGGGAGCGAATAATGACGAAATCCAGCTCGCTCGCGTGAAGCACACGGAGACCATCGCGGAGTCAAAGCAGGCCTGGCAGCGCTTTTGGCCCTCTTTGAGCCTAGGAGTCGGTTACAGGCGACATGATGGCAATATTCAAGATGTCGCCGGGGCCGTCTTCAATGCCTACAAACAGCAGTACACCATCGGTACCGCCATCATGATCGACTGGTCGCCAGGTGATCTCTATTACGCCGCTCTCGCAGCCAAACAAAAAACACTCGCGGCAGAGCAACTGGCAGAAAAAACACGCCGAGACATCATCACGCAGGCCACCGGGCGCTATTTTGACCTCCTCGCCACGGAGGCCAGCGTCGCTATCATCGAGGATGATCTGCGCCTGACACAGGATTATGAAAAGCAGCTCGGCGGAGCCGTCACTGCAGGCACCGCATTCCGCGCCGATCTACTCCGCGTGAAAACACAAGTCTCGCGGGCAAAACTAGCCATCCGCCAAGAGCAGGAGAAGCGCGATCTCGCAGCCGCAGCATTGGCAGAGACTCTACGCCTACCTGCTCAGACCGAGCTGCGTCCCGCCAAGGCCGATCTGGTGCCCGTGCGGCTCCATGGCAAATCCGGCGTCGCCACACTGCTCTCCCAGGCCAAACAGAACCGCCCAGAGCTCAAAGCCGCAGGCGCTGCCACCACAGCCGCACAGCTCGAAAGCGACCGCGCCCACATCGCCCCGATGATCCCGAATGTGCAGGCTGGTTACACCGTAGGTGGTCTAGGCGGAGGGATCGGCAACAACACAGGCAGCTTCGATGACACGCAGGACTTTTACATCGGTCTAGGATGGAAAATCGGCCCTGGGGGGCTCTTTGATAAGCAGCGCAAACTCATCGCCAATGCCCGCGAAGAAGCCACCAGCCTGCAAACCGATCAGATCAAGGCCGCCATCGGCCGCGAAGTCGTGGAAGCCGCCGCAAAGTCCCAAAGCGCCCACGACCAAATCGCCATCAACGATGAAGCCGTCGCCGCAGCCGAAGAAATGGTGAAACTGGCCAAAGAACGCCAAGCCAGCCAACTCGGCGTGGTGCTAGAATACCTACTGGCCCGTGAAGAGCTGACCCGTGCCCGCCAGAGCCGCGTGCAAGCCGTCACCGACTTCAACAAAGCGCAGCACGAGCTCAAAAGAGCGGTCGGGAAGTGA
- the moaC gene encoding cyclic pyranopterin monophosphate synthase MoaC, whose protein sequence is MKKLTHIDHSGQASMVDISAKPALRREAVATGRILLQAETIRLLKANSLKKGDVLCVARIAGIQAAKQTQALIPLCHQIPLNKVQIDFQTTAKAVEITATVITTAATGVEMEALTAVSVAALTIYDMCKAVDKKMRLEGIKVVKKLKEPHRP, encoded by the coding sequence ATGAAAAAGCTCACTCACATCGACCATTCCGGTCAGGCCAGCATGGTGGACATCAGCGCCAAGCCTGCGCTGCGACGCGAGGCTGTCGCCACAGGCCGCATCCTGCTCCAAGCCGAAACCATCCGCCTGCTGAAGGCCAATAGCCTGAAAAAAGGCGATGTCCTATGCGTGGCCCGCATCGCAGGCATCCAGGCGGCGAAGCAGACGCAGGCTCTCATCCCGCTGTGCCATCAGATCCCGCTCAATAAGGTGCAGATCGACTTCCAAACGACTGCGAAGGCCGTGGAGATCACCGCCACAGTCATCACCACCGCTGCGACGGGTGTGGAAATGGAGGCTCTCACGGCAGTATCCGTGGCCGCTTTGACCATCTATGACATGTGCAAAGCGGTGGATAAAAAAATGCGCCTAGAGGGCATCAAGGTGGTGAAGAAGCTCAAAGAGCCTCATAGGCCTTGA
- a CDS encoding efflux RND transporter permease subunit: MSLARFALRHPWTVLVAVVAVALGAWLGLQRMTRDIFPPLGIPTIYVAQPYGGMDPLQMEGYLTYRYEYHFLYIANIEHVESKSIQGASIMKLQFHPGTDMSQAMSETVAQVNRSRAFMPPGTVAPFIMRFDAGSVAVGHIVFSTDDPNITLNQMQDQALNKVRPAFATLPGVSAPPPFGGSSRGIVVNVNPDRMKAYGLSPDDIVQAIAKGNPISPSGNMNLDGKYPIVPTNAIVSNVKDLEAVPLRTTDQGAVFIRDVATVADAADVTTSYALANGKRTVYLPVTKRAEASTLAVVKKVRESIPEFQKLLPDGIKVSFEFDQTPVVKRSIDDLVKEGALGALLTGLMVLVFLRDLRTAFIVIINIPLSLMAATFGLWISGQNIHLMTLGGLALAVGILVDEATVTVENIHTHLARGRPLARAALDGTLETTLPRLLAMLCILAVFIPAFFMIGAAKALFVPLALAVGFAMFASFVLSSTLVPVLAVWLLPKKVQTHERKPGILVRAYSGLVKAAVTSRWILVPAYLGGAGFIIATFSPFLGSEIFPQTDSGQFAIRFRAPSGTQVGITEGIAQKILKIIGDEAPVEFSIGMVGVHNSSFPVNLVHLWNGGPEEGWLAVQLKANPGVAVPALQEKLRSIMKRELADVRVSFEPQDIVSRVMSFGASTPIEIAVSGPSLPASKEHAEKLLAKLSELPFLRDAQIAQTLDAPTVNVQIDRERAGLLGVNVEDVTRSLVAATTSSRFTQPVFWADPGTGISFNVQVQIPEERTRSIEDLGNTPVKSSKGGTVLLRTIAKLDPGTAVGTYERYNMVRIASITANVHDIDFGHAIKAVRKAIAEVGPAADGKTKVDIRGQVVPFEQLSEGFGNGLIIAIVVIFLLLCANFQSLRLAIVVVSTMPAVLAGVVLALFFTGTTINIQSAMGSIMAVGVAVANAILLVTFADRDRLANAGDRRAAAIEGAVSRLRPIMMTSFAMIAGMLPLALGAGQTAPLGRAVVGGLALATIATLFILPAVFALFASKKATSASLDPDDEQSALFEARPQ; encoded by the coding sequence ATGTCTCTCGCTCGTTTTGCTCTTCGCCATCCTTGGACCGTTCTTGTTGCCGTCGTGGCTGTGGCGCTGGGGGCATGGCTGGGTCTTCAGCGCATGACGCGGGACATCTTCCCACCGCTGGGCATCCCGACGATCTACGTTGCGCAGCCCTATGGCGGCATGGACCCACTTCAGATGGAGGGCTATTTGACCTATCGCTACGAGTACCACTTCCTCTACATCGCGAATATCGAGCATGTGGAGTCCAAGTCGATCCAGGGGGCCTCGATCATGAAGCTACAGTTTCACCCTGGCACGGACATGAGTCAGGCGATGTCGGAAACCGTGGCGCAGGTGAATCGCAGCCGCGCATTCATGCCGCCGGGCACCGTGGCCCCCTTCATCATGCGCTTTGATGCAGGTAGCGTGGCCGTGGGGCACATAGTCTTCTCCACAGATGATCCGAACATCACGCTGAATCAGATGCAGGACCAGGCGCTGAACAAGGTGCGGCCAGCCTTTGCCACCCTGCCAGGCGTCTCCGCGCCGCCGCCCTTCGGAGGCAGCTCACGCGGCATCGTGGTGAATGTGAACCCAGACCGCATGAAGGCCTACGGCTTGTCACCGGATGACATCGTGCAGGCCATCGCCAAGGGCAATCCGATCAGCCCCTCCGGCAACATGAACCTCGATGGCAAATATCCCATCGTGCCGACGAACGCCATCGTCTCCAATGTGAAGGACCTGGAAGCCGTGCCACTGCGAACGACGGATCAAGGCGCTGTCTTCATCCGCGATGTGGCGACCGTGGCCGATGCTGCGGATGTGACCACTTCCTATGCCTTGGCGAATGGAAAGCGCACCGTCTATCTGCCCGTCACAAAACGTGCGGAGGCCTCCACGCTCGCAGTCGTCAAAAAAGTGCGAGAAAGCATTCCTGAATTCCAAAAGCTGCTGCCAGACGGCATCAAGGTGAGCTTTGAATTCGATCAGACACCTGTGGTGAAGCGCAGCATCGACGATCTGGTCAAAGAAGGTGCTCTCGGTGCCCTGCTTACAGGCCTGATGGTGCTGGTCTTCTTGCGTGATCTGCGCACGGCATTCATCGTGATCATCAATATCCCGCTGTCGCTGATGGCCGCCACTTTCGGCCTATGGATCAGCGGGCAAAACATCCATCTCATGACGCTGGGTGGACTGGCACTCGCTGTGGGCATCCTCGTCGATGAGGCCACCGTGACGGTGGAAAACATCCACACCCATCTCGCTCGCGGCAGGCCCCTGGCCCGCGCTGCGCTGGATGGCACGCTGGAGACGACTCTGCCGCGCCTTCTAGCGATGCTGTGCATCCTCGCGGTCTTCATCCCCGCCTTTTTCATGATCGGCGCGGCAAAGGCGCTGTTCGTGCCGCTGGCGCTGGCGGTGGGCTTTGCGATGTTTGCCTCCTTTGTTCTCTCCAGCACACTGGTGCCGGTGCTGGCCGTGTGGCTGCTGCCAAAGAAGGTGCAAACGCATGAGCGGAAGCCCGGTATCCTAGTGCGTGCCTACAGTGGGCTGGTGAAGGCCGCCGTCACCAGCCGCTGGATACTGGTGCCAGCCTATCTCGGCGGTGCCGGGTTCATCATTGCCACCTTCAGCCCATTCCTGGGCTCAGAAATCTTCCCGCAGACGGACAGCGGCCAGTTCGCCATCCGCTTCCGTGCCCCCAGCGGCACCCAGGTCGGCATCACCGAAGGCATCGCTCAAAAAATCCTCAAAATCATCGGCGATGAGGCCCCAGTGGAGTTCTCCATCGGCATGGTGGGCGTGCATAACTCCAGCTTCCCGGTGAACCTGGTGCATCTCTGGAACGGCGGCCCCGAAGAGGGCTGGCTGGCCGTACAGCTCAAAGCGAATCCCGGTGTCGCGGTGCCTGCTTTGCAGGAAAAACTGCGCAGCATCATGAAGCGTGAGCTGGCCGATGTGCGGGTGTCTTTTGAGCCGCAGGACATCGTCAGCCGGGTGATGAGCTTTGGTGCCTCCACCCCCATCGAAATCGCCGTCAGCGGCCCCAGCCTGCCCGCCAGCAAAGAGCATGCCGAAAAGCTACTCGCCAAGCTCAGCGAACTCCCGTTCCTACGCGATGCGCAGATCGCCCAGACGCTCGATGCACCCACAGTGAATGTGCAGATCGACCGCGAGCGGGCGGGACTGCTCGGCGTGAATGTGGAGGACGTGACGCGTAGCCTCGTAGCCGCCACGACATCGAGCCGCTTCACCCAGCCGGTCTTCTGGGCAGATCCAGGCACAGGCATCAGCTTCAATGTGCAGGTGCAGATCCCAGAGGAGCGCACACGGAGCATCGAGGACCTCGGGAACACACCCGTGAAGTCCTCCAAAGGTGGCACCGTGCTGCTGCGCACCATTGCCAAGCTCGATCCCGGCACCGCCGTGGGCACCTACGAGCGCTACAACATGGTGCGCATCGCCAGCATCACCGCGAACGTGCACGACATCGACTTCGGCCATGCCATCAAAGCCGTGCGCAAAGCCATCGCGGAAGTAGGCCCCGCCGCCGATGGCAAGACCAAGGTGGACATCCGCGGACAAGTCGTGCCCTTCGAGCAGCTCTCAGAGGGCTTCGGCAATGGTCTCATCATCGCCATCGTCGTCATCTTCCTTCTGCTCTGTGCGAACTTCCAGTCGCTGCGGCTCGCCATCGTCGTCGTCTCCACCATGCCTGCGGTGCTCGCGGGTGTGGTGCTCGCGCTGTTCTTCACCGGCACCACCATCAATATCCAGTCTGCCATGGGCTCGATCATGGCCGTGGGTGTCGCCGTGGCGAATGCGATCCTGCTCGTGACCTTTGCAGACCGCGACCGACTCGCCAATGCAGGCGACCGCCGCGCCGCCGCCATCGAGGGTGCGGTGAGCCGCCTACGCCCCATCATGATGACCAGTTTTGCCATGATCGCAGGCATGCTGCCCCTGGCACTCGGAGCTGGGCAAACTGCGCCACTGGGCCGCGCCGTCGTCGGTGGTCTCGCGCTAGCCACCATCGCCACACTTTTCATCCTACCCGCCGTCTTTGCCCTTTTTGCCAGTAAGAAGGCCACCTCCGCCTCACTCGATCCTGATGACGAACAGAGTGCGCTCTTTGAAGCCCGACCTCAGTGA
- a CDS encoding DUF1080 domain-containing protein: MKTRLLLLLLLSVIHTRAEDAAAYRELFNGKDLTDWVDVNTSKDTWSVRDGLLVCSGLPIGVMRSEKQYENFLLHIEWRHMQPGGNSGVFLWSDATPAPGKQLPKGLEVQMLELQWPNLHLTKDGKPNHPGYVSGELFGANGLEIVPENPRGSRSMSFEFRCKGAGEWNTYDVVAVDGVVKLSINGKFVNGVSQSTVRKGYLCLESEGSEIHFRNIRLLELPPGRLTPEQTAPVLAK; the protein is encoded by the coding sequence ATGAAAACACGCCTCCTGCTCCTCCTTCTCCTTTCCGTCATCCACACTCGTGCTGAAGACGCCGCCGCCTACCGCGAGCTCTTCAATGGCAAAGACCTCACCGACTGGGTCGATGTCAACACGAGTAAGGACACCTGGAGTGTCCGTGATGGCCTGCTCGTATGCAGTGGCCTGCCTATCGGCGTCATGCGCAGCGAAAAGCAGTATGAAAACTTCCTCCTCCACATCGAGTGGCGTCACATGCAGCCCGGCGGCAACAGCGGCGTCTTCCTCTGGAGCGATGCCACACCCGCCCCCGGCAAGCAGCTCCCCAAAGGGCTCGAAGTGCAAATGCTCGAGCTTCAGTGGCCCAATCTCCACCTCACCAAAGACGGCAAACCCAATCATCCCGGCTATGTCTCCGGCGAGCTCTTTGGAGCCAACGGCCTCGAAATCGTGCCCGAGAACCCACGCGGCTCACGCAGCATGTCCTTTGAATTCCGCTGCAAAGGCGCAGGCGAATGGAACACCTACGACGTCGTCGCCGTCGATGGCGTCGTGAAACTCAGCATCAACGGCAAATTCGTCAATGGCGTGAGCCAATCCACCGTCCGCAAAGGCTACCTCTGCCTCGAAAGCGAAGGCAGCGAGATCCACTTCCGCAACATCCGCCTCCTCGAGCTCCCCCCAGGCCGCCTCACCCCCGAGCAGACCGCGCCTGTGCTCGCGAAGTAG
- a CDS encoding helix-turn-helix transcriptional regulator, translating to MVAPSASVDLKLINREILLSFWKVHVLHHAAEGEVIGQWMLKELAHHGYDVSPGTLYPLLKRMETNGWLTSTADPARGPKAPRSYKITRDGRAVLKIVRKQLKELGVEVSNH from the coding sequence ATCGTTGCACCATCTGCCTCCGTGGACCTGAAACTCATCAATCGCGAAATCCTGCTCTCCTTTTGGAAGGTGCATGTGCTGCATCATGCCGCCGAAGGAGAAGTAATCGGCCAGTGGATGCTCAAGGAACTGGCGCATCATGGTTATGACGTCAGTCCAGGCACCCTATATCCGCTGCTCAAACGCATGGAGACCAATGGCTGGCTCACCTCCACCGCAGACCCCGCCCGCGGACCCAAGGCACCGCGCTCTTATAAGATCACAAGGGATGGACGTGCGGTGCTAAAGATCGTGCGTAAGCAGCTCAAAGAACTCGGTGTCGAAGTCTCCAATCATTGA
- a CDS encoding aldolase, with product MPTLRPSRLLRELRAGQNSTILKLNMGDPRIVELAGLAGASAVWLCNEHVPNDWLNLEHQIRAAKLYDMDTIVRVNKGGYSEYVKPFECDATGIMVPHITSADEARNVVDMVRCRPMGSKALDAGNMDGLFCQVPLADYVKHCNTEKFVILQIESPEALEVVEEIAAVPGYDMLLFGAGDFSHRIGKLGQATCPEVVAARKRVHAAAIKNGKYAAVASLFGQKDMLIEEGVRVFTLGADVIELGNAFNRMVKDFSGGAAAPSSDSVYANKK from the coding sequence ATGCCCACACTCCGCCCCTCCCGCCTCCTGCGCGAACTCCGCGCTGGCCAAAATAGCACCATTTTGAAGCTCAACATGGGCGATCCACGCATCGTGGAGCTCGCGGGGCTGGCTGGAGCCAGCGCCGTGTGGCTGTGCAATGAGCATGTGCCCAATGATTGGCTCAATCTGGAGCATCAAATCCGCGCCGCAAAGCTCTACGACATGGACACCATTGTCCGCGTGAACAAAGGCGGCTACAGCGAGTATGTGAAGCCCTTTGAGTGTGACGCCACGGGCATCATGGTGCCGCACATCACTAGCGCGGATGAGGCACGCAATGTCGTGGATATGGTTCGCTGCCGCCCCATGGGGAGCAAGGCTCTGGATGCCGGAAACATGGACGGACTCTTCTGCCAAGTGCCGCTGGCTGATTACGTAAAGCACTGCAACACGGAGAAATTCGTCATCCTGCAAATCGAGAGCCCCGAGGCACTGGAAGTCGTCGAAGAGATCGCTGCGGTGCCAGGGTATGACATGCTGCTCTTTGGGGCAGGGGATTTTAGCCACCGCATCGGCAAGCTCGGTCAAGCGACGTGCCCAGAAGTCGTCGCCGCGCGGAAGCGAGTCCACGCCGCCGCGATCAAAAACGGCAAATACGCCGCTGTCGCCTCCCTCTTCGGCCAGAAGGACATGCTCATCGAGGAAGGCGTCCGTGTCTTCACCCTCGGAGCCGATGTCATCGAGCTCGGCAACGCCTTCAACAGGATGGTCAAAGACTTCAGCGGTGGTGCGGCTGCTCCGAGCAGTGACTCTGTCTATGCGAATAAAAAGTAG